The genomic segment TTTCATGTCTACCCCTCCGGCGGGGCTCCGATCTATCAGCAGCTCATGACTCAGGTGAAGTTTCAGATCGCTTCGGGCAATCTCAAGCCCGGCGATCTGCTGCCGTCGGTCCGGGATACGGCCGAAGAACTCCAGATCAACCCGATGACGGTGTCGAAGGCTTATTCGCTTCTGGAGCGCGAGGGCGTACTCGTGCGGGACAGGGGATACGGTATGCGTGTCCTCCCGGGCGCGGTGAAGGGCGGAATCCGCGAGCGGCGCGAGGAACTGA from the Terriglobia bacterium genome contains:
- a CDS encoding GntR family transcriptional regulator: MGSRFRFHVYPSGGAPIYQQLMTQVKFQIASGNLKPGDLLPSVRDTAEELQINPMTVSKAYSLLEREGVLVRDRGYGMRVLPGAVKGGIRERREELKGLLKDVIVKAHQLGLDADEVLNLLKPMLGELEVK